In Archocentrus centrarchus isolate MPI-CPG fArcCen1 chromosome 1, fArcCen1, whole genome shotgun sequence, the following proteins share a genomic window:
- the smox gene encoding spermine oxidase: MQSCEISSDSTDDPLSSGLRIHRQPRIVVIGAGLAGLAATKVLLKNGFTDVTVLEASDHIGGRVQSVQHGKATLELGATWIHGANGNPVYHLAEDNGLLEHTTDGERSVGRISLYTKNGVAHYQTNVGKRIPKDLVEEFSDLYNEVYELTQEFFKNGKPVCAESQNSVGVFTRDVVRKKIMLDPDDSESTKKLKLSMLQQYLKVESCESSSPSMDEVSLSEFGEWTEIPGAHYVIPEGFMKIVELLAQDIPSHTICLRKPVRCIHWNYSAQHHEVITKSSYTNQDNNHNENNHSSQPLMLGHPVGVECEDEEWIMADHVIVTTSLGVLKQNHEAMFSPSLPEDKVLAIEKLGISTTDKIFLEFEEPFWSPECNSIQFVWEDEAQLEQLAYPEELWYKKICSFDVLYPPERYGYMLSGWICGQEALYMERCDDETVAETCTELLRRFTGNPDIPKPRRILRSSWGSNPYIRGSYSFTRVGSSGADCEKLAMPLPYANSTKAPLLQVLFAGEATHRKYYSTTHGALLSGQREATCLIEMYRDLNSAETTKPNI, from the exons ATGcaaagttgtgaaatttcctcagaCAGCACTGATGATCCTCTTAGTAGCGGCCTACGTATTCATCGGCAGCCTCGAATAGTAGTGATTGGAGCTGGCTTGGCTGGCCTTGCCGCAACTAAGGTCCTACTGAAAAACGgcttcactgatgtcactgtCCTAGAGGCATCGGACCACATCGGCGGGAGAGTTCAGAGCGTTCAGCACG GAAAAGCAACTTTGGAGCTTGGAGCTACCTGGATCCATGGCGCCAATGGGAACCCAGTATACCACCTGGCAGAGGACAACGGGCTGCTGGAACACACCACAGATGGGGAGAGGAGCGTGGGACGCATCAGCCTGTACACCAAGAACGGTGTGGCTCACTACCAGACCAATGTTGGGAAGAGGATCCCCAAGGACCTGGTGGAAGAGTTCAGTGACCTGTACAACGAG GTGTACGAGCTGACTCAAGAGTTCTTTAAAAACGGGAAACCAGTCTGCGCTGAGAGCCAGAACAGCGTTGGCGTTTTTACACGAGACGTGGTGCGCAAGAAGATCATGTTGGATCCTGATGACTCTGAGAGCACCAAGAAACTCAAACTGTCCATGCTTCAGCAGTACctcaag GTGGAGAGCTGCGAAAGCAGTTCTCCCAGTATGGATGAGGTGTCCCTGAGTGAGTTTGGCGAGTGGACCGAGATCCCCGGGGCACATTATGTCATTCCCGAAGGTTTTATGAAGATCGTGGAGCTCCTGGCCCAGGATATCCCCTCCCACACCATCTGCCTTCGCAAGCCAGTCCGTTGCATTCACTGGAACTACTCAGCTCAGCATCATGAGGTGATCACCAAGAGCAGCTACACCAACCAGGACAACAACCACAAtgaaaacaaccacagcagccagcCTCTGATGCTGGGTCACCCTGTCGGCGTGGAGTGCGAGGACGAGGAGTGGATCATGGCCGACCACGTGATCGTGACGACCTCTCTGGGCGTGCTGAAGCAGAACCACGAAGCCatgttctctccctctctgcccgAGGACAAGGTCCTCGCCATCGAGAAGCTGGGCATCAGCACCACCGACAAGATATTCTTGGAGTTTGAGGAGCCCTTCTGGAGCCCAGAGTGTAATAGCATCCAGTTTGTGTGGGAGGATGAGGCCCAACTGGAGCAGCTGGCCTACCCCGAGGAGCTGTGGTACAAgaaaatctgcagctttgatgtCCTCTACCCACCTGAGCGCTACGGCTACATGTTGAGCGGCTGGATCTGTGGGCAGGAGGCTCTGTACATGGAGCGCTGCGATGACGAAACAGTGGCCGAGACCTGCACCGAGCTGCTGAGGCGCTTTACAG GGAACCCCGACATTCCAAAGCCCCGGCGCATCCTGCGATCCTCATGGGGCAGCAACCCATACATCCGAGGCTCCTACTCCTTCACCAGGGTTGGATCCAGTGGTGCGGACTGTGAAAAGCTGGCCATGCCACTGCCTTATGCCAACAGCACCAAGGCTCCT CTCTTACAGGTCCTGTTTGCTGGAGAGGCCACCCACAGAAAATACTATTCCACTACCCATGGTGCTTTGCTATCAGGGCAGAGAGAGGCCACTTGCCTGATAGAGATGTACCGGGACTTGAACAGTGCGGAAACCACAAAGcctaatatataa